One genomic window of Phalacrocorax aristotelis chromosome 21, bGulAri2.1, whole genome shotgun sequence includes the following:
- the EPS8L3 gene encoding LOW QUALITY PROTEIN: epidermal growth factor receptor kinase substrate 8-like protein 3 (The sequence of the model RefSeq protein was modified relative to this genomic sequence to represent the inferred CDS: deleted 3 bases in 2 codons), with amino-acid sequence MGDPFGHWSNPPYQSEYDSSPLRSSNSFARPSGKSIYNQRKDYSQNLLKPQSNFQHHVEHLLTVRLEKDIRSTDDCLARLKLLEAQGRVWGQDLILQVKDQELVLRDVESKEELEAYPLGSVQGCSAALDTCSYNSVLAISVQERSPPGTSVLLFQCEQPGAETLRSSLEKLVKQSKEEQKSHYGYRLRPPSPRSSPDRQRSPRPQYMLGSYAGPEQRADVPEPDFHTPPQHELPSLDYSLPDTQRTPWTNPPGQVTSNADRDVEILNHVLNDLDLFVARLKTALGLVSTNNLKKKKKKKMKNKDLPSKDEYMDFFQKVKYALNLVGRTHRHVQEPDPSVLLHLIFVALSFVLDHCPNTSLAPAVEAPLLVPEAVELLEKTLHQDDYNTWKALGTAWNKSRAEYPDSELVPSYVPVFSDGWLPPPAGQGRHGWGQDALRLPQFPQLGLNTHPCLCPTQSPATSRRNSPGQAAPFPAQGLVRALYEFHARNPRELSVMMGDTLQVLDQRNKWWLVQDSWGQRGYIPSNILEPLEQGHEGGHRANQLQDSPPTLHPNSSPAEVTAWLKDKGFSRITVRCLGVLTGHQLLHMSPEELRAVCPEEWRRILFKLSSVKTSLGIGPRD; translated from the exons ATGGGAGACCCCTTTGGCCACTGGAGCAACCCCCCGTACCA GAGCGAATACGACAGCTCCCCGCTCCGAAGTTCCAACAGCTTCGCCCGCCCCAGCGGGAAAAGCATCTACA ACCAGCGCAAGGACTACAGCCAGAACCTCCTCAAGCCCCAGAGCAATTTCCAGCACCACGTTGAG CACCTGCTCACAGTGCGCCTGGAGAAGGACATCCGCAGCACCGACGACTGCCTGGCGCGCCTCAAGTTGCTGGAGGCCCAAGGACGGGTCTGGGGGCAGGATCTCATCCTGCAAGTCAAGGACCAGGAATTGGTGCTGAGGGATGTGGAGAGCAAG gaggagctggaggcttACCCGCTGGGCAGCGTGCAGGGGTGCTCGGCCGCGCTGGACACCTGCAGCTACAACTCGGTGTTGGCCATCAGCGTGCAGGAGCGGAGCCCCCCGGGGACCAGCGTCCTGCTCTTCCAGTGCGAGCAACCGGGG GCAGAGACGCTGAGGAgcagcctggagaagctggtgaaGCAGTCGAAGGAGGAGCAGAAGAGTCACTATGGGTACAG GCTCAGACCCCCCTCACCCAGAAGCAGCCCGGACAGGCAGCGGAGCCCACGCCCCCAGTACATGCTGGGTTCCTACGCGGGTCCGGAGCAGCGGGCAGACGTCCCCGAGCCCGActtccacacacccccccagcaTGAGCTGCCCTCCCTGGACTACA GCTTGCCGGACACCCAGCGGACCCCATGGACCAACCCCCCGGGCCAGGTCACATCCAACGCAGACCGAGATGTT GAGATCCTCAACCATGTGCTGAACGACTTGGACCTCTTTGTGGCCCGGCTGAAGACAGCCCTGGGTTTGGTCAGCACCAACAAcctgaagaagaagaagaagaagaagatgAAGAACAAAG ATCTGCCTTCCAAGGATGAATACATGGACTTTTTCCAGAAGGTGAAATACGCCCTCAACCTCGTG GGAAGGACCCACCGGCATGTGCAGGAACCAGACCCCTCCGTGCTGCTGCATCTCATCTTCGTGGCCCTCTCCTTC GTCCTGGACCACTGCCCCAACACCAGCCTGGCCCCGGCGGTGGAGGCACCACTGCTGGTGCCGGAGGCGgtggagctgctggagaagaCCCTGCACCAGGACGACTACAACACCTGGAAGGCCCTCGGCACCGCCTGGAACAAGTCCAG GGCAGAGTACCCTGACAGCGAGCTGGTGCCCAGCTACGTCCCTGTCTTCTCGGACGGGTggctgccgccgccggcggggcagGGACGGCACGGCTGGGGGCAGGATGCCCTG cgcctgcctcagtttccccaactCGGTCTCAACACCCACCCGTGTCTCTGC CCCACACAGTCGCCGGCCACCAGCCGGAGGAACAGCCCCGGCCAAGC ggcccccttccctgcccaggggctggtgCGAGCCCTGTACGAGTTTCACGCAAGGAACCCACGGGAGCTGAGCGTCATGATGGGGGACACGCTGCAG GTGCTGGACCAGAGGAATAAGTGGTGGCTGGTGCAGGAcagctgggggcagaggggctaCATCCCCAGCAACATCCTGGAGCCCCTGGAGCAGGGGCACGagggggggcacagggccaaCCAG ctccAGGACAGCCCCCCCACACTGCACCCCAACTCCTCACCGGCGGAGGTGACAGCCTGGCTGAAGGACAAGGGCTTCTCGCGGAT CACGGTGCGGTGCCTGGGGGTACTGACGGGGCACCAGCTGCTGCATATGAGCCCGGAGGAGCTGCGGGCCGTCTGTCCCGAGGAGTGGCGGCGAATCCTCTTCAAGCTCTCCTCCGTCAAGACATCCCTGGGG ATAGGCCCCAGGGACTGA